GGCGGGCGGGCGATCTTTCCGACGCTCGATGCGGCGACCGAAGCCGTCTTTGACGCGGTTCGGTCGGGCGTCGATGTCGCCACCATCGAACTCATCGACGATTTGAGTGCTCGCATGGCGAACGCACACCTCGACACGGGACTCCCGGACGCCCCGATGGTGTTTCTGGAGTTCCACAGTCCCGGCGTTGAAACCGCGGTCTCGCGCTGTCGCTCCGCGTTCGAGCGCCACGACGTCGACCGGTTCGAAATCGCCACCGACGACGAGCGGATGGATGACCTGTGGACGGCCCGCCGGGAGCTTGCCATCGCGCTCCAGACGTACGATCCCGATCGCAGGCCGCTCCATCCCGGCGACGTGACCGTGCCGATCAGCGAGTATCCGGCAATCATTCGGTATGCGAAATCGCTGGCCGAGGAGCACGATCTGCTCGTTCCTTGCTTTGGCCACGCGGGCGACGGCAACGTCCACTACTCGGTGTTCGTCGATCACGACGACCCGGAAATGGTGGTCCGCGGCGAGGACGTGTACCGCCACATTGTCGAGAAAGCCATCGACTGTGGCGGCACCGCGACAGGCGAGCACGGCGTCGGGCTGGGCAAACGGGAGTATCTGACGGCCGAACACGGCGAATCGGGCGTCGAGGCGATGCGGCGGATCAAACGCGCACTCGATCCACACGACACGCTCAACCCCGGAAAGATATTCCCGGAAACCGCCGAGGGAGAACGGGTTCGAGAGGATGAGGGGTGATCCTAAACAGCCTGAAAGCAGAACCCTCGGTATGAACCACGTACAGCTTGATGTCTACAAACACACATATAGATCTGATTAGCTCGATAGCTCCATATCGGCTCGAATGCGATTTAACAGTCATCAGTTCTGCGCCACATCACTCCCCGAACTCCTCTTGGGCCTCCGCGAGGTAGTCGGTTCCACAGTCACCGACCAGCTCCGCAGGCACCCCGACGACGGTGCAGTTGGGCGGGACGGATTCGAGCACGACCGACCCGGACCCGACGCTCGAATCGTGGCCGACCGTGATCGGGCCGAGCAGCGTGGCGTTCGCACCGATGGTCACGTCGTTTTCGAGCGTCGGATGGCGCTTTTCGGGTTCTAACGAGTCACCGCCCAACGTTACCCCGTGGTACAACATCACGTCGTCACCGATCTCCGCGGTCTCTCCTATCACGACGCCCGCCCCGTGGTCGATGAAAAACCGTCGACCGATCTCAGCTCCGGGGTGGATCTCGACGCCCGTCAGAAAGCGCGCCAGATGAGACAAGAATCGACCGGTGAGGAGAAATCCGCGTTCCCAGAGCGTGTGTGCGAGGCGGTAGATCCAGATCGCATGAAGTCCTGGGTAAAACAGTAGAACCTCGGGAACGCTTTTGGCTGCCGGATCCCGTGCGAATGCTGTCTGTACGTCCTCGTGAATCCGATCGAACATGCTACCCACTGTAGGAGATGCGTAGGGATATAGGCTGATGGTTTGATAGATTTGACCGCGAGCGGCCAGCTCCTTACTGTTCGTCGTGTTCGTCAGGTGTGTACGTTTTCAGTTCGAGCGCGTGGATATCTCGTGTCATGTGCTCACCAAGTGCATCGTACACGCGTTGATGCTGGTCGACCAATGTTTCACCGTCGAACGCCGGTGATACGACCACAGCGGCAAGGTGATCCTCGTCGTGGTCTCCTCGCGGGTGAGTGACGGTTGCTCTGGCGTCTTCTATTTCCGCCTCGATGAGGCGTTCGACCTCGTCTGGAGTCACGTCCGGTGTAACGGTCCGGTCGGAGATAACGGCAACGGCAGTGGCTACAGTCGGTGTGTTCCGGTTTGTTGGTGACGGGGTCACAGTGTGCGCTGGAGGCGTTCACCCAACAGGGTGTACAGCCGGTCGGCAGTGTCGCTGTTGATGTCGTAGGCTGTCGGCGAGTTGCCTCCCAGCGTAGTCGAACTTGCGATGTCGACTGTCAGCGTGGCGAGTCCGAGTCGGCGTTGGAAGATCGTTCGGCTCGTAAAGACGGCTTGAAGCCGGTAGTACGGAACGATCTGCGTCGTTCGTCGCCAGTAGCCGGTCCGAAACGCCACGTGCTCCTCGCCGACGTGATAGCCCCGGTGTTTCCATTTGTAGTGAGCCGCGATCGGGGTGATCG
The sequence above is drawn from the Halocatena salina genome and encodes:
- a CDS encoding FAD-binding oxidoreductase, giving the protein MTHDCSFLDDVGVAVSYTESDRQSHAADFGGEAFDLAVTPDAVVRPESTAEVSAVLSAATDRGVPVTPYAGGTSLEGNPVPAHQGISMDMMEMDAVLDVRPDDFQIDVEPGVIGSSINEAVEEHGLFFPPMPAANDIATIGGMIVNDASGMTTVKYGEVGDWVLELEVVLADGSVITTGSTAIKTSSGYNLLDLFVGSEGTLGVVTRATLELERLPEQTRGGRAIFPTLDAATEAVFDAVRSGVDVATIELIDDLSARMANAHLDTGLPDAPMVFLEFHSPGVETAVSRCRSAFERHDVDRFEIATDDERMDDLWTARRELAIALQTYDPDRRPLHPGDVTVPISEYPAIIRYAKSLAEEHDLLVPCFGHAGDGNVHYSVFVDHDDPEMVVRGEDVYRHIVEKAIDCGGTATGEHGVGLGKREYLTAEHGESGVEAMRRIKRALDPHDTLNPGKIFPETAEGERVREDEG
- the cysE gene encoding serine O-acetyltransferase gives rise to the protein MFDRIHEDVQTAFARDPAAKSVPEVLLFYPGLHAIWIYRLAHTLWERGFLLTGRFLSHLARFLTGVEIHPGAEIGRRFFIDHGAGVVIGETAEIGDDVMLYHGVTLGGDSLEPEKRHPTLENDVTIGANATLLGPITVGHDSSVGSGSVVLESVPPNCTVVGVPAELVGDCGTDYLAEAQEEFGE
- a CDS encoding BolA family protein; this encodes MTPDEVERLIEAEIEDARATVTHPRGDHDEDHLAAVVVSPAFDGETLVDQHQRVYDALGEHMTRDIHALELKTYTPDEHDEQ